From the Candidatus Krumholzibacteriota bacterium genome, one window contains:
- the plsX gene encoding phosphate acyltransferase PlsX, which produces MRIAVDAMGGDDAPGAMIKGAVEAVKAARGEFDVVLVGKRRLIEEDISRNGYDTAHIEIVHASEIVGMSEGPATAIRRKKDSSITLAVKEHKEGRVDAVFSNGNTGAVVASSLLSLGRLRGIIRPAIAILMPTRGKYTVLLDGGANSDCYPHHLEQFAYMGSIYSETFMGTVNPKVGLLNIGKEESKGNELVRESYTLLKDSKLNFVGNVEGTDIFEGTVDVVVTDGFVGNVILKFSESIVTYLSSFFKDEMKNAFLPKLGGFLMKPAFRNLKKKLDYAEYGAMPLLGVKGAVFIGHGGSSSRAVKNGIISISRFVRDEINRKIIMRMKEDLV; this is translated from the coding sequence ATGAGAATAGCGGTTGATGCTATGGGTGGTGATGATGCTCCCGGTGCTATGATAAAGGGGGCTGTTGAAGCAGTGAAGGCTGCCAGAGGCGAATTTGATGTAGTCCTGGTTGGGAAAAGAAGATTAATTGAAGAAGATATTTCGCGTAACGGTTATGATACCGCTCATATTGAGATTGTGCACGCTTCAGAAATTGTGGGAATGTCTGAAGGCCCGGCGACTGCCATAAGAAGAAAAAAAGACTCTTCGATTACACTTGCCGTAAAAGAGCATAAAGAGGGAAGAGTTGACGCGGTTTTCAGCAACGGGAATACGGGAGCCGTTGTGGCTTCATCGCTGTTATCACTTGGAAGGCTCCGAGGGATAATCCGTCCCGCTATTGCCATTCTTATGCCGACTAGAGGGAAATATACGGTACTGCTCGACGGCGGTGCTAATTCTGACTGTTATCCCCACCATCTCGAACAGTTTGCCTATATGGGATCAATATATTCTGAAACCTTTATGGGTACGGTCAACCCGAAGGTCGGGTTATTGAATATTGGTAAGGAAGAGTCCAAGGGGAATGAACTTGTCAGGGAATCATACACCCTTCTGAAAGATAGTAAATTGAATTTCGTTGGTAATGTTGAGGGGACCGATATATTTGAAGGCACAGTGGATGTAGTAGTTACGGACGGGTTCGTCGGCAATGTAATTCTTAAATTCTCTGAAAGTATCGTAACTTATTTAAGTTCTTTCTTCAAAGATGAAATGAAGAATGCCTTTTTACCCAAATTAGGCGGGTTTCTTATGAAGCCGGCTTTTAGAAATCTTAAGAAAAAACTGGACTACGCGGAATACGGCGCGATGCCTCTTTTGGGAGTTAAAGGAGCGGTTTTTATAGGGCATGGAGGGAGTTCATCCAGGGCGGTCAAGAATGGAATAATAAGTATAAGCAGATTTGTCAGGGATGAAATAAACCGTAAAATTATTATGAGAATGAAGGAGGACCTTGTTTGA
- the rpmF gene encoding 50S ribosomal protein L32, with the protein MAVPKRRLSKARKRKRRTHWKISTPTVSSCSHCHQPKPPHVVCPNCGYYGGREVIKQEEKKS; encoded by the coding sequence ATGGCAGTACCAAAGAGAAGACTTTCGAAAGCCAGAAAAAGAAAACGAAGGACACACTGGAAGATATCAACTCCTACTGTGTCCAGCTGTTCTCACTGTCACCAACCGAAACCGCCTCATGTAGTATGCCCCAATTGCGGATACTATGGAGGACGTGAAGTTATAAAGCAGGAAGAAAAGAAAAGCTAG
- a CDS encoding DUF177 domain-containing protein yields MVNEFPKMEVNLGQTDGRETFSFEDVFELPEYEIGPLKCEIRVKADVTSMGSRYLLDAEVECDIHGECSRCLKDCVTKVVTGFDVIFQRSSGDEASIGGGEGDYVLLSSEEEYCCDIFPRVKESVVLNIPMKILCEEECKGLCPVCGNDLNIEECGCEREQTDPRWAALNKLKNSGKR; encoded by the coding sequence ATGGTTAATGAGTTTCCAAAGATGGAAGTGAATCTCGGGCAGACTGACGGACGTGAGACTTTTTCGTTTGAAGATGTGTTTGAATTACCCGAGTATGAAATTGGTCCGTTGAAATGTGAAATCAGAGTAAAAGCTGATGTCACTTCAATGGGGAGCCGGTATTTGCTTGACGCTGAAGTAGAATGTGACATCCACGGGGAATGCAGCAGGTGCCTCAAAGATTGTGTTACAAAGGTAGTTACCGGATTCGATGTTATATTTCAACGATCATCCGGTGATGAGGCCTCTATCGGCGGTGGTGAAGGTGATTACGTGTTATTAAGCAGTGAGGAGGAATACTGCTGCGACATTTTCCCGAGAGTAAAGGAATCCGTAGTTCTTAATATACCGATGAAGATTTTGTGCGAAGAGGAATGTAAAGGTCTTTGCCCTGTATGCGGAAATGATTTGAATATCGAAGAATGCGGATGCGAAAGGGAACAAACGGATCCCAGGTGGGCAGCTTTGAATAAATTAAAGAATAGCGGAAAGAGATAA
- the ndk gene encoding nucleoside-diphosphate kinase produces MTKTFLMIKPEAVESGSQGAIIDLLITNRFEITNLKQFKFKREKAESFYAVHKDKPFFNELISYITSGSVIGIELEKEDSIELLRKLVGATDPKEANPGTIRYMYGTDLQENAVHASDSPESAEKELAIVFDED; encoded by the coding sequence TTGACTAAGACCTTTTTGATGATAAAACCTGAAGCGGTGGAAAGCGGCAGCCAGGGAGCGATCATTGATCTGCTTATTACGAACCGTTTTGAAATAACAAACTTGAAACAGTTTAAATTCAAAAGGGAAAAGGCGGAGAGTTTTTACGCTGTCCATAAAGATAAGCCTTTTTTTAACGAACTGATTTCTTATATTACTTCAGGAAGTGTTATTGGTATTGAACTTGAAAAAGAGGATAGTATCGAGCTTTTAAGAAAACTTGTTGGAGCGACAGATCCGAAGGAAGCAAATCCCGGTACTATCCGCTATATGTACGGAACAGATCTTCAGGAAAACGCGGTTCACGCTTCAGATTCACCAGAATCGGCGGAAAAAGAGCTTGCTATCGTGTTTGATGAAGATTAA